In Streptomyces sp. NBC_00091, the following proteins share a genomic window:
- the secG gene encoding preprotein translocase subunit SecG → MGFSIALIVFSALLMLLVLMHKGKGGGLSDMFGGGMQSSVGGSSVAERNLDRITVVIGLLWFACIVALGLLMKSST, encoded by the coding sequence ATGGGGTTCTCGATCGCCCTGATCGTCTTCAGCGCTCTGCTGATGCTGCTCGTGCTGATGCACAAGGGCAAGGGCGGCGGCCTTTCCGACATGTTCGGCGGCGGCATGCAGTCCTCGGTCGGCGGCTCCTCCGTGGCGGAGCGCAACCTGGACCGCATCACGGTCGTCATCGGCCTGCTGTGGTTCGCCTGCATCGTCGCGCTCGGCCTGCTCATGAAGTCCAGCACCTGA
- a CDS encoding RNA polymerase-binding protein RbpA produces MASGNAIRGSRVGAGPMGEAERGESAPRLRISFWCSNGHETQPSFASDAQVPDTWDCPRCGFPAGQDRDNPPAPPRTEPYKTHLAYVRERRTDADGEAILAEALAKLRGEI; encoded by the coding sequence GTGGCAAGTGGCAACGCGATTCGTGGAAGTCGGGTCGGAGCCGGGCCGATGGGCGAGGCCGAGCGCGGCGAATCCGCGCCGCGCCTGCGCATCTCCTTCTGGTGCTCGAACGGGCACGAGACGCAGCCGAGCTTCGCCAGCGACGCGCAGGTGCCGGACACCTGGGACTGCCCGCGCTGCGGGTTCCCGGCCGGCCAGGACCGGGACAACCCGCCCGCGCCGCCGCGCACCGAGCCGTACAAGACGCACCTCGCGTACGTACGCGAGCGCCGCACGGACGCCGACGGCGAGGCGATCCTCGCCGAGGCCCTCGCCAAGCTCCGGGGCGAGATCTGA
- the tpiA gene encoding triose-phosphate isomerase, translating to MTSVANGRTPLMAGNWKMNLNHLEAIAHVQKLAFALADKDYDAVDVAVLPPFTDLRSVQTLVDGDKLKIKYGAQDISAQDSGAYTGEISGPMLAKLNCTFVAVGHSERRQYHGETDELCNSKVKAAFRNGITPILCVGEGLDIRKAGQQVPYTLAQLDGGLKDVPAEQVESIVIAYEPVWAIGTGEVATPEDAQEVCGAIRGRLAELYSQELADKVRIQYGGSVKSGNIAAIMAQPDVDGALIGGAALDTDEFVKIVRFRDQ from the coding sequence ATGACCTCTGTCGCAAACGGCCGCACCCCGCTGATGGCGGGCAACTGGAAGATGAACCTCAACCACCTCGAGGCCATCGCCCACGTCCAGAAGCTCGCCTTCGCGCTCGCCGACAAGGACTACGACGCCGTCGACGTCGCGGTGCTCCCGCCCTTCACCGACCTGCGCTCGGTCCAGACCCTGGTCGACGGCGACAAGCTGAAGATCAAGTACGGCGCCCAGGACATCTCGGCGCAGGACTCCGGCGCGTACACCGGTGAGATCTCCGGTCCGATGCTGGCGAAGCTGAACTGCACCTTCGTCGCCGTCGGCCACAGCGAGCGCCGCCAGTACCACGGCGAGACCGACGAGCTCTGCAACTCCAAGGTCAAGGCCGCCTTCCGCAACGGGATCACCCCGATCCTGTGCGTCGGCGAGGGCCTGGACATCCGCAAGGCCGGCCAGCAGGTCCCGTACACGCTGGCCCAGCTCGACGGCGGCCTCAAGGACGTCCCGGCCGAGCAGGTCGAGTCCATCGTGATCGCGTACGAGCCCGTCTGGGCGATCGGCACCGGCGAGGTCGCCACCCCCGAGGACGCGCAGGAGGTCTGCGGGGCGATCCGCGGCCGCCTCGCCGAGCTGTACTCCCAGGAGCTGGCCGACAAGGTCCGCATCCAGTACGGCGGCTCGGTCAAGTCCGGCAACATCGCCGCGATCATGGCCCAGCCCGACGTCGACGGCGCCCTGATCGGCGGCGCGGCGCTGGACACCGACGAGTTCGTCAAGATCGTCCGCTTCCGCGACCAGTGA
- the pgk gene encoding phosphoglycerate kinase, with protein sequence MKTIDELLAEGVAGKRVFVRADLNVPLAGSEITDDGRIRAVQPTIAALAAAGARVVVASHLGRPKGAPDPAFSLAPAAKRLGELLGAEVAFATDTVGASAKETVEALTDGRVAVIENLRFNAGETSKDDAERGAFADQLAELADVYVGDGFGAVHRKHASVFDLPARLPHAAGHLIATEVGVLKKLTADVKRPYVVVLGGAKVSDKLAVIDELLGKADRILIGGGMAYTFLYAKGYEVGISLLQKDQVDVVKEYMQRAADTGVELVLPVDILASADFPDLKGKTPAEFVTVAADKIPADKEGLDIGPRTRELYASKIADAETVFWNGPVGVFEHPDYAGGTTAIARALVNSGAFTVVGGGDSAAAVRILGFDENAFGHISTGGGASLEYLEGKTLPGLAALEG encoded by the coding sequence ATGAAGACGATCGACGAACTGCTCGCCGAGGGCGTCGCCGGCAAGCGGGTCTTCGTCCGCGCCGACCTCAACGTGCCGCTCGCGGGCAGTGAGATCACCGACGACGGCCGGATCCGCGCCGTCCAGCCGACCATCGCCGCGCTCGCCGCGGCGGGCGCCCGCGTGGTCGTCGCCTCGCACCTGGGCCGCCCCAAGGGCGCCCCGGACCCGGCGTTCTCCCTCGCGCCGGCCGCCAAGCGGCTCGGCGAGCTGCTCGGCGCGGAGGTGGCCTTCGCCACCGACACCGTCGGCGCCTCCGCGAAGGAGACGGTCGAGGCCCTCACCGACGGCCGGGTCGCCGTCATCGAGAACCTGCGCTTCAACGCCGGTGAGACCTCGAAGGACGACGCCGAGCGCGGCGCCTTCGCCGACCAGCTCGCCGAGCTGGCCGACGTCTACGTCGGCGACGGCTTCGGCGCCGTCCACCGCAAGCACGCCTCGGTGTTCGACCTGCCCGCGCGCCTCCCGCACGCGGCCGGCCACCTCATCGCCACCGAGGTCGGCGTCCTGAAGAAGCTCACCGCCGACGTCAAGCGCCCCTACGTGGTCGTCCTCGGCGGCGCCAAGGTCTCCGACAAGCTCGCCGTCATCGACGAGCTGCTCGGCAAGGCCGACCGCATCCTCATCGGCGGCGGCATGGCGTACACCTTCCTCTACGCCAAGGGCTACGAGGTCGGCATCTCCCTGCTTCAGAAGGACCAGGTCGACGTCGTCAAGGAGTACATGCAGCGCGCCGCGGACACCGGTGTCGAACTGGTCCTCCCCGTCGACATCCTGGCCTCCGCGGACTTCCCCGACCTCAAGGGCAAGACCCCGGCCGAGTTCGTCACCGTCGCCGCGGACAAGATCCCCGCCGACAAGGAGGGCCTGGACATCGGCCCCAGGACGCGTGAGCTGTACGCTTCGAAGATCGCCGACGCCGAGACCGTCTTCTGGAACGGCCCGGTGGGCGTCTTCGAGCACCCGGACTACGCGGGCGGCACCACCGCCATCGCGCGGGCGCTCGTCAACAGCGGGGCCTTCACCGTGGTCGGCGGTGGCGACAGCGCCGCCGCGGTCCGCATCCTCGGCTTCGACGAGAACGCCTTCGGTCACATTTCCACCGGTGGTGGCGCCAGCCTCGAATACCTCGAGGGCAAGACGCTCCCCGGCCTCGCCGCCCTGGAGGGCTGA
- the gap gene encoding type I glyceraldehyde-3-phosphate dehydrogenase: MTIRVGINGFGRIGRNYFRALLEQGADIEIVGVNDLTDNATLVHLLKYDTILGRLKAEVSHTDDTITVDGKTFKTFAERDPAKLPWGELGADIVIESTGIFTKRADAAKHIAAGAKKVLISAPAKDEDITIVMGVNHDKYDAASHHVISNASCTTNCVAPMAKVLDENFGIVKGMMTTVHAYTNDQRILDFPHSDLRRARAAAENIIPTSTGAAKATALVLPQLKGKLDGIAMRVPVPTGSVTDLVLELDREVSKDEINAAFQKAAEGQLKGILDYTEDAIVSSDIVNWPASCTFDSSLTMAQGNQVKVVGWYDNEWGYSNRLVDLTVFVGGQL; encoded by the coding sequence GTGACGATCCGCGTAGGCATCAATGGTTTTGGCCGAATTGGCCGTAACTACTTCCGGGCTCTTCTCGAGCAGGGAGCGGACATCGAGATCGTCGGTGTCAACGACCTGACGGACAACGCCACCCTGGTGCATCTGCTCAAGTACGACACCATTCTGGGCCGCCTCAAGGCCGAGGTCTCCCACACCGACGACACCATCACGGTGGACGGCAAGACCTTCAAGACCTTCGCCGAGCGCGACCCCGCGAAGCTCCCCTGGGGCGAACTGGGTGCCGACATCGTCATCGAGTCGACGGGCATCTTCACGAAGAGGGCCGACGCGGCCAAGCACATCGCCGCCGGCGCGAAGAAGGTCCTCATCTCGGCTCCGGCCAAGGACGAGGACATCACCATCGTGATGGGCGTCAACCACGACAAGTACGACGCGGCCAGCCACCACGTGATCTCCAACGCCTCCTGCACCACCAACTGCGTGGCGCCGATGGCCAAGGTCCTCGACGAGAACTTCGGCATCGTCAAGGGCATGATGACGACGGTCCACGCGTACACGAACGACCAGCGCATCCTGGACTTCCCGCACTCGGACCTGCGTCGCGCCCGCGCCGCCGCCGAGAACATCATCCCGACGTCGACCGGTGCCGCCAAGGCCACCGCGCTGGTCCTGCCGCAGCTCAAGGGCAAGCTCGACGGCATCGCGATGCGCGTTCCGGTCCCGACCGGGTCGGTCACCGACCTGGTCCTGGAGCTCGACCGCGAGGTCTCCAAGGACGAGATCAACGCCGCCTTCCAGAAGGCCGCCGAGGGCCAGCTCAAGGGCATCCTCGACTACACCGAGGACGCGATCGTCTCTTCCGACATCGTGAACTGGCCGGCCTCCTGCACCTTCGACTCCTCCCTGACCATGGCTCAGGGCAACCAGGTCAAGGTCGTCGGCTGGTACGACAACGAGTGGGGCTACTCCAACCGACTCGTCGACCTCACCGTCTTCGTCGGCGGTCAGCTCTAA
- the pgi gene encoding glucose-6-phosphate isomerase, whose amino-acid sequence MNADSRTRLNRTPEWIALGKHRDELGQTHLRDLFETDPERGTGYILRVGDLHIDYSKHLVTDETLALLRELASATGVARLRDAMFRGEKINTTEDRAVLHTALRAPADAVVEVDGENVVPAVHAVLDKMAAFSDRVRSGEWTGFTGKRIKNVVNIGIGGSDLGPAMAYEALRAFTDRGLTLRFVSNVDGADLHEAVRELDPAETLFIIASKTFTTIETITNATSAREWLLGGLGGDAAAVARHFVALSTNAEKVGEFGIDPANMFEFWDWVGGRYSFDSAIGLSLVIAIGPDSFRELLGGFAQMDRHFRTAPPEQNAPLLLGLLGVWYGAFFDAQSHAVLPYSHYLSRFTAYLQQLDMESNGKSVDRDGNPVDWQTGPVVWGTPGTNGQHAYYQLIHQGTRMIPADFIGFARPVAELPPALEAQHDLLMANFFAQTQALAFGKTADEVRAEGVAEALVPHKTFQGNHPTTTILAAELTPAVLGQLIALYEHKVFVQGAVWNIDSFDQWGVELGKVLAKRVEPALTEGSHVESLDPSTRALVATYRELRGR is encoded by the coding sequence ATGAACGCAGACAGCCGTACGAGGCTCAACCGGACGCCCGAGTGGATCGCACTCGGCAAGCACCGGGACGAGCTGGGGCAGACGCATCTGCGGGATCTGTTCGAGACGGATCCGGAGCGGGGAACCGGCTACATCCTGCGGGTCGGGGACCTGCACATCGACTACTCCAAGCACCTCGTGACCGACGAGACGCTCGCGCTGCTCCGCGAACTGGCGTCGGCCACCGGCGTGGCACGGCTGCGGGACGCCATGTTCCGCGGCGAGAAGATCAACACGACCGAGGACCGGGCGGTCCTGCACACCGCGCTGCGCGCTCCCGCGGACGCGGTCGTCGAGGTGGACGGCGAGAACGTCGTCCCCGCGGTGCACGCGGTCCTCGACAAGATGGCGGCCTTCTCCGACCGGGTCCGGTCGGGGGAGTGGACCGGGTTCACCGGCAAGCGCATCAAGAACGTGGTCAACATCGGGATCGGCGGCTCCGACCTGGGCCCGGCGATGGCGTACGAGGCGCTGCGCGCCTTCACCGACCGCGGGCTGACCCTGCGCTTCGTGTCCAACGTGGACGGCGCCGACCTGCACGAGGCCGTGCGCGAACTGGACCCGGCGGAGACGCTGTTCATCATCGCCTCGAAGACCTTCACCACCATCGAGACCATCACCAACGCCACCTCGGCGCGGGAATGGCTGCTCGGGGGGCTGGGCGGCGACGCGGCCGCGGTGGCACGGCACTTCGTGGCGCTGTCGACCAACGCCGAGAAGGTCGGCGAGTTCGGCATCGATCCGGCCAACATGTTCGAGTTCTGGGACTGGGTCGGAGGCCGCTACTCCTTCGACTCCGCCATCGGGCTCTCGCTGGTGATCGCCATCGGCCCGGACTCCTTCCGGGAACTGCTGGGCGGCTTCGCGCAGATGGACCGGCACTTCCGCACGGCGCCGCCGGAGCAGAACGCCCCGCTGCTGCTGGGCCTGTTGGGCGTCTGGTACGGGGCCTTCTTCGACGCGCAGTCGCACGCGGTGCTCCCGTACAGCCACTACCTCTCCCGCTTCACGGCCTACTTGCAGCAGCTGGACATGGAGTCCAACGGCAAGTCCGTGGACCGGGACGGCAATCCGGTGGACTGGCAGACCGGCCCGGTGGTGTGGGGCACGCCCGGCACCAACGGGCAGCACGCCTACTACCAGCTGATCCACCAGGGCACCCGGATGATCCCGGCGGACTTCATCGGCTTCGCCCGCCCGGTGGCGGAGCTGCCGCCGGCGCTGGAGGCGCAGCACGACCTGCTGATGGCGAACTTCTTCGCCCAGACGCAGGCGCTCGCCTTCGGCAAGACGGCCGACGAGGTCCGGGCGGAGGGCGTCGCCGAGGCGCTCGTCCCGCACAAGACCTTCCAGGGCAACCACCCGACGACGACCATCCTCGCCGCCGAACTGACCCCGGCGGTGCTGGGCCAGCTCATCGCGCTGTACGAGCACAAGGTGTTCGTCCAGGGCGCGGTGTGGAACATCGACTCCTTCGACCAGTGGGGCGTCGAGCTCGGCAAGGTCCTCGCCAAGCGGGTGGAGCCGGCGCTGACGGAGGGCTCGCACGTGGAGAGCCTCGACCCGTCGACGCGGGCGCTTGTGGCCACGTACCGGGAGCTGCGCGGCCGCTGA
- the opcA gene encoding glucose-6-phosphate dehydrogenase assembly protein OpcA, whose amino-acid sequence MKIDLTETTSSKINAALVQARRDIGTPAIGMVLTLVIVTDEENAYDALKSANDASHEHPSRIVVVVKRVSRSPRSRRDARLDAELRVGADSGTGETVVLRLHGELVDHAQSVVLPLLLPDAPVVVWWPEGAPADLAGDPLGALAQRRITDTYSSENPIEALALRAQAYAPGDTDLSWTRITPWRSMLAAALDQQTVSVVSATVEGEDENPSCELLAMWLADRLGVPVNRTLSGGPGLTAVRLETKDGLIVLDRADGALATLCMPGQPDRAVALKRRDTAELLAEELRRLDPDNTYEASLKFGVARLTTSAPAPKPSPAKAEAAEAPVAEAPAAKPAPKPAKRAAAK is encoded by the coding sequence ATGAAGATCGACCTCACGGAGACCACCTCCAGCAAGATCAACGCCGCGTTGGTGCAGGCGCGCCGGGACATCGGCACGCCGGCCATCGGCATGGTCCTCACGCTGGTGATCGTGACCGACGAAGAGAACGCGTACGACGCGCTCAAGTCGGCGAACGACGCGTCCCACGAACACCCCTCGCGGATCGTCGTCGTGGTCAAGCGGGTCAGCCGCTCCCCGCGCAGTCGCCGCGATGCCCGGCTCGACGCGGAGCTCCGCGTCGGGGCGGACTCCGGCACCGGGGAGACGGTCGTACTGCGCCTGCACGGCGAACTGGTCGACCACGCCCAGTCGGTCGTGCTCCCGCTGCTCCTGCCGGACGCCCCCGTGGTCGTCTGGTGGCCGGAGGGTGCTCCCGCGGACCTGGCGGGCGACCCGCTGGGCGCGCTGGCGCAGCGCCGGATCACGGACACGTACTCCTCCGAGAACCCGATCGAGGCCCTGGCCCTGCGGGCGCAGGCCTACGCACCGGGTGACACGGACCTGTCCTGGACCCGGATCACCCCGTGGCGCTCCATGCTGGCTGCCGCGCTGGACCAGCAGACGGTGTCGGTGGTCTCGGCGACCGTCGAGGGCGAGGACGAGAACCCGAGCTGCGAGCTGCTGGCCATGTGGCTGGCGGACCGCCTCGGGGTTCCGGTCAACCGGACCCTGTCAGGGGGGCCGGGGCTGACCGCCGTACGCCTGGAGACCAAGGACGGCCTGATCGTCCTGGACCGCGCGGACGGTGCGCTGGCGACGCTGTGCATGCCGGGGCAGCCCGACCGTGCGGTGGCGCTCAAGCGCCGCGACACGGCGGAACTCCTGGCGGAGGAGCTGCGCCGGCTGGACCCGGACAACACGTACGAGGCCTCGCTGAAGTTCGGCGTCGCCCGGCTCACGACGTCCGCCCCGGCCCCGAAGCCGTCTCCGGCCAAGGCCGAGGCGGCGGAGGCCCCTGTGGCCGAGGCCCCTGCGGCGAAGCCGGCCCCCAAGCCGGCCAAGCGGGCGGCGGCCAAGTAG
- the pgl gene encoding 6-phosphogluconolactonase, which translates to MTTPQVVVHRDKELMAQAAAARLITKIVDAQAARGSASVVLTGGRNGNGLLAALAAAPARDAIDWSRIDLWWGDERYLPADDPERNHTQARAALLDAVPVDPARVHVMPASDGPYGADVDAAAASYAAELAKAAGPEDHGPVPRFDVLMLGVGPDTHVASLFPEHPAARETERTVVGVHGAPKPPPTRVSLTLPAIRAAREVWLLAAGEDKAGAVAIALGGAGEVQAPAAAAYGRSRTLWLLDRAAAAKLPTGLYPPASA; encoded by the coding sequence ATGACGACTCCCCAGGTCGTCGTCCACCGGGACAAGGAGCTGATGGCGCAGGCCGCAGCGGCCCGGCTCATCACGAAGATCGTGGACGCGCAAGCGGCCCGCGGCTCGGCCTCCGTCGTCCTGACCGGCGGCCGCAACGGCAACGGCCTGCTCGCGGCCCTCGCCGCCGCCCCCGCGCGGGACGCGATCGACTGGTCCCGGATCGACCTCTGGTGGGGCGACGAGCGGTACCTCCCCGCCGACGACCCCGAGCGCAACCACACCCAGGCCCGTGCGGCCCTCCTGGACGCCGTCCCGGTGGACCCGGCCCGCGTGCACGTCATGCCCGCCTCCGACGGCCCGTACGGCGCCGACGTGGACGCCGCCGCGGCCTCCTACGCCGCCGAGCTGGCGAAGGCCGCCGGGCCCGAGGACCACGGCCCGGTGCCCCGTTTCGACGTGCTGATGCTGGGCGTGGGCCCGGACACCCACGTGGCGTCCCTGTTCCCCGAGCACCCGGCGGCCCGCGAGACCGAGCGCACCGTCGTCGGCGTCCACGGCGCCCCGAAGCCTCCGCCGACCCGCGTCTCGCTCACCCTGCCGGCGATCCGCGCGGCCCGCGAGGTGTGGCTGCTGGCGGCCGGCGAGGACAAGGCCGGGGCGGTGGCCATCGCCCTCGGCGGCGCGGGCGAGGTCCAGGCTCCGGCGGCGGCCGCCTACGGCCGCAGCCGCACCCTGTGGCTGCTGGACCGCGCGGCGGCGGCCAAGCTGCCGACCGGCCTGTACCCCCCGGCCTCCGCCTGA
- a CDS encoding M14 family metallopeptidase translates to MRHRARSILAASALVFGTTLAALPAAAQARPASGAPSGADEVRAYDADITREQVPLVLAAGQDAHELSERAPETGTARVELFLTGDQAKELAAQGVRLAERKISAQGLARAKAAGDGVFRPYSGKGGLQEEILRTAQEHPGLTKVVSIGKTVQGKDVLALKVGKDAGKTKDGDKPSVLYMSNQHAREWITPEMTRRLMHHTLDGYGKDARITKLVDSSDLWFLLTANPDGYDYTHSPDGNRLWRKNLRDNNGDGKITAVDGVDPNRNFAYKWGYDNEGSSASPSSETYRGPKAQSEPETLALDAFEKRIGFEYAINYHSAAELILYGVGWQVATPTPDDVAYEALAGTPENPAVPGYYPQVSSELYTTNGEADGHAANANGIMMFTPEMSTCQTAAAVDPGDRWKPEDCPSIFNFPDDEKLIQAEFAKNIPFALSVGESAAHPDRPSSAVGLSAADFTTDPFTTSYAARGEDQEVAVTARKALKDKELKYRINGGRTHDEDLKAWKGGEVYGGEDNNWFDEYRAKVDGAKPGDKVEVWFTGRDGSGKEVSSEHFTYTVAQRPRADVLVIAEEGAKAQHAQSYVDALRANGKSAAVWDVATQGVPHHLGVLSHFRTAVHYTGAGAPGGETQLAVRDFLNEGGSLIEAGELAGGNAKVGRAVTNDFSQYYLGAYGRASVNGPAGFTGAGSLTGAKGALGDAAGNPLNAPGAYTVTSDTLPPAQFPQFKSAQAGQYAGVVNPYAPYAGSGMAAATHDDDDWKRLTRTIDLTKVGAADKPQLKMALNWNTEEGYDHAALEARTAGGDDWTTLPEAGGLSSATVPAECGAGFFLGGHPFLRRYLTLDAGGCTPKGSSGAWNSFTGSSGGWKQVSFDLSAYAGKTVEVSLSYVTDPGSGGRGVFADEARVSVGGADQPVEGFETSLGTWAAQAGPAGSPDVPGDWSRTGELFKSHAAVTTRDTVLLGFGLEHLPAAADRAVVLGKALRSLDH, encoded by the coding sequence ATGAGGCACCGCGCGAGATCGATCCTCGCCGCAAGCGCACTCGTCTTCGGAACCACACTCGCCGCACTACCCGCCGCTGCCCAGGCCCGGCCCGCGTCCGGTGCGCCGTCCGGCGCCGACGAGGTACGGGCCTACGACGCGGACATCACCCGCGAACAGGTCCCGCTCGTCCTCGCCGCCGGCCAGGACGCCCACGAACTCTCCGAGCGCGCCCCCGAGACCGGGACCGCCAGGGTCGAACTCTTCCTCACCGGGGACCAGGCGAAGGAGCTCGCCGCCCAGGGGGTCAGGCTCGCCGAGCGCAAGATCTCCGCCCAGGGACTGGCCCGCGCCAAGGCCGCCGGGGACGGGGTCTTCCGCCCGTACAGCGGCAAGGGCGGCCTCCAGGAGGAGATCCTGCGGACCGCGCAGGAGCACCCGGGGCTCACCAAGGTCGTCTCCATCGGCAAGACCGTCCAGGGCAAGGACGTCCTCGCCCTCAAGGTCGGCAAGGACGCCGGCAAGACCAAGGACGGGGACAAGCCGTCCGTGCTGTACATGTCCAACCAGCACGCCCGTGAGTGGATCACCCCCGAGATGACCCGGCGGCTGATGCACCACACCCTCGACGGCTACGGCAAGGACGCGCGGATCACGAAGCTGGTGGACTCCAGCGACCTGTGGTTCCTGCTCACCGCCAACCCCGACGGGTACGACTACACCCACTCCCCGGACGGCAACCGGCTGTGGCGCAAGAACCTGCGCGACAACAACGGCGACGGGAAGATCACCGCCGTCGACGGGGTCGACCCCAACCGGAACTTCGCCTACAAGTGGGGCTACGACAACGAGGGTTCCTCCGCGAGCCCGTCGAGCGAGACCTACCGCGGCCCCAAGGCCCAGTCCGAGCCCGAGACCCTCGCCCTCGACGCCTTCGAGAAGCGCATCGGCTTCGAGTACGCCATCAACTACCACTCCGCCGCCGAGCTGATCCTCTACGGCGTGGGCTGGCAGGTGGCCACCCCCACCCCCGACGACGTGGCCTACGAAGCGCTCGCCGGCACCCCCGAGAACCCTGCCGTCCCCGGCTACTACCCGCAGGTCTCCTCCGAGCTCTACACCACCAACGGCGAGGCCGACGGGCACGCGGCCAATGCCAACGGCATCATGATGTTCACCCCGGAGATGAGCACCTGCCAGACGGCCGCCGCCGTCGACCCGGGCGACCGGTGGAAGCCCGAGGACTGCCCCTCCATCTTCAACTTCCCGGACGACGAGAAGCTCATCCAGGCGGAGTTCGCCAAGAACATCCCCTTCGCCCTGTCCGTCGGCGAGAGCGCCGCCCACCCGGACCGGCCCTCCTCGGCCGTCGGCCTGAGCGCCGCCGACTTCACCACGGACCCCTTCACCACCTCCTACGCCGCCCGCGGCGAGGACCAGGAGGTCGCCGTCACGGCCCGCAAGGCGCTGAAGGACAAGGAGCTCAAGTACCGGATCAACGGCGGCCGTACGCACGACGAGGACCTCAAGGCCTGGAAGGGCGGCGAGGTCTACGGCGGCGAGGACAACAACTGGTTCGACGAGTACCGGGCCAAGGTGGACGGAGCCAAGCCCGGCGACAAGGTCGAGGTCTGGTTCACCGGCCGCGACGGCTCCGGCAAGGAGGTCTCCAGCGAGCACTTCACGTACACCGTGGCGCAGCGCCCCCGCGCGGACGTGCTGGTGATCGCCGAGGAGGGCGCCAAGGCCCAGCACGCCCAGAGCTACGTCGACGCGCTGCGGGCCAACGGGAAGTCCGCCGCCGTGTGGGACGTGGCCACGCAGGGCGTCCCGCACCACCTCGGGGTGCTCTCGCACTTCCGTACCGCCGTGCACTACACCGGGGCCGGCGCCCCGGGCGGCGAAACCCAGCTCGCCGTGCGCGACTTCCTCAACGAGGGCGGCTCCCTGATCGAGGCCGGTGAACTGGCGGGCGGCAACGCCAAGGTCGGCCGCGCCGTGACCAACGACTTCAGCCAGTACTACCTCGGCGCCTACGGCCGGGCCTCGGTCAACGGCCCCGCCGGATTCACCGGCGCGGGCTCCCTCACCGGGGCCAAGGGCGCCCTCGGCGACGCGGCGGGCAATCCGCTGAACGCCCCCGGGGCCTACACCGTCACCTCCGACACCCTGCCCCCGGCGCAGTTCCCGCAGTTCAAGAGCGCGCAGGCGGGCCAGTACGCCGGGGTCGTGAACCCGTACGCCCCCTACGCGGGCAGCGGGATGGCCGCGGCCACCCATGACGACGACGACTGGAAGCGCCTCACGCGCACCATCGACCTCACCAAGGTCGGCGCCGCCGACAAGCCGCAGCTGAAGATGGCCCTCAACTGGAACACCGAGGAGGGCTACGACCACGCGGCCCTGGAGGCCCGTACGGCCGGCGGGGACGACTGGACCACACTCCCGGAAGCGGGAGGGCTGAGTTCCGCCACAGTCCCGGCGGAGTGCGGGGCCGGGTTCTTCCTGGGCGGTCACCCGTTCCTGCGCCGCTACCTCACCCTGGACGCCGGCGGCTGCACCCCCAAGGGCAGCAGCGGAGCGTGGAACAGCTTCACCGGCTCCTCCGGCGGATGGAAGCAGGTCTCCTTCGACCTGAGCGCCTACGCCGGGAAGACCGTGGAGGTCTCCCTCTCCTACGTCACCGACCCCGGCTCGGGCGGCCGCGGCGTCTTCGCGGACGAGGCGCGGGTGTCCGTGGGCGGCGCCGACCAGCCCGTCGAGGGCTTCGAGACCTCCCTCGGGACCTGGGCCGCGCAGGCAGGACCTGCCGGAAGTCCCGATGTTCCGGGCGATTGGTCCAGGACCGGAGAGCTGTTCAAGTCCCATGCGGCGGTCACTACCCGTGACACGGTCCTCCTCGGCTTCGGGCTGGAACACCTGCCCGCGGCGGCGGACCGCGCCGTTGTCCTCGGCAAGGCCCTGCGGTCCCTGGACCACTGA